In Mycoplasmopsis fermentans PG18, one genomic interval encodes:
- a CDS encoding Tex-like N-terminal domain-containing protein, with protein MDLSKKFVAQKLNLKEDQVEVVLKLMDEGATVPFIARYRKNVTGGLDEEVIQQISDMYVYNVELNKRKEAIIDILKEKGLLTPEIENKLKAAETKAEVENIYEPFKVGKKTKASEAIALGLEPLAKAIMEATDESFDPYKEAKKYLNDKVPTVEFAIEQAQYIISQIMSQDVENREYVKKQIYDFGFIVTKVKKNAEDEKEVFQQYYDYKERIKFIPNHRVLAISRGEDKKILSYDMTYNLAKITYDLNNKYFKIKRTGKILNESLKDSLDRLILPSIIREIKSDLFARAEKEAINLFATNLETMLLWPAVKNKTVMAIDPAFVNGCKIAILDPQGKFLKKALIYPNPPQNYVDKAKEIVNKLLDSYKVNIIVIGNGTASRETEEFIANLLKERSKVNPNEDISYAVVSEVGASVYSASKVAIDEFPDFSVEERSAVNIGRRFQDPLNELVKIDPKAIGVGQYQHDVNQKDLSKALDFKVDKVVNMVGVDLNSATKEILCYISGLTKTLAQNIIDYREKINKFKERKELLKVKGLGEKAYEQAVGFLRIHDSKNFYDRTAIHPESYPLAINIVNALQLDLNDIDLKTIEQQDANKLAKDFNSNEYDVKLILDSLSNPTKDIRDDKDGYILKKDVLKLEDLKPGMILDGSVQNITDFGIFVYIGIKQAALIHISNMKRNKDHYIKHSSEVVKTGDNIKIQILEIDKERERIQGKLIWED; from the coding sequence ATGGATTTATCTAAAAAATTTGTAGCACAAAAATTAAACTTAAAAGAAGACCAAGTTGAAGTTGTTCTTAAGTTAATGGATGAAGGAGCAACAGTACCTTTTATTGCCCGTTATCGTAAAAATGTAACTGGTGGACTTGATGAAGAAGTTATTCAACAAATAAGTGACATGTATGTTTACAATGTTGAATTAAACAAAAGAAAAGAAGCTATTATTGACATCTTAAAAGAAAAAGGATTACTCACACCTGAAATTGAAAATAAATTAAAAGCAGCTGAAACTAAAGCTGAAGTTGAAAACATTTATGAACCATTTAAAGTTGGTAAAAAAACTAAAGCTAGTGAAGCTATTGCTTTAGGTTTAGAACCTTTAGCTAAAGCAATTATGGAAGCAACTGATGAAAGTTTTGATCCTTATAAAGAAGCTAAAAAATACTTAAATGACAAAGTACCAACAGTTGAATTTGCTATTGAGCAAGCTCAATACATTATTAGCCAAATTATGTCTCAAGATGTTGAAAATAGAGAATATGTTAAAAAACAAATTTATGATTTTGGTTTCATTGTAACAAAAGTTAAAAAGAATGCTGAAGATGAAAAAGAAGTATTTCAACAATACTATGATTATAAAGAAAGAATCAAGTTTATTCCTAACCATCGTGTTTTAGCAATTAGTCGTGGTGAAGACAAAAAGATTTTAAGTTATGACATGACTTATAATTTAGCTAAAATTACTTATGACTTAAACAACAAATATTTTAAAATCAAAAGAACAGGCAAGATTTTGAACGAATCATTAAAAGACAGTTTAGATCGTTTGATTTTACCTTCAATTATTAGAGAAATCAAAAGTGATCTTTTTGCTCGTGCAGAAAAAGAAGCAATTAACCTTTTCGCAACTAATCTTGAAACAATGTTACTATGACCTGCTGTTAAAAATAAAACAGTTATGGCAATAGACCCTGCTTTTGTTAATGGTTGCAAAATTGCAATCTTAGATCCTCAAGGTAAGTTCTTAAAAAAAGCTTTAATTTATCCTAACCCTCCTCAAAATTATGTTGATAAAGCTAAAGAAATAGTTAATAAACTATTAGATTCATACAAAGTTAATATTATTGTTATTGGCAATGGAACAGCTTCAAGAGAAACTGAAGAATTTATTGCTAATTTATTAAAAGAAAGATCAAAAGTAAATCCTAATGAAGATATTTCTTATGCTGTTGTTAGTGAAGTAGGAGCTAGTGTTTATTCAGCTTCTAAAGTTGCTATTGATGAATTTCCAGATTTTAGTGTTGAAGAAAGATCAGCTGTTAATATTGGACGTCGTTTCCAAGATCCTCTTAATGAATTAGTTAAAATTGATCCTAAAGCTATAGGGGTAGGTCAATATCAACATGATGTTAATCAAAAAGATTTATCTAAGGCTTTAGACTTTAAAGTTGATAAAGTAGTTAACATGGTTGGAGTTGACTTAAATAGTGCTACTAAAGAAATCTTATGCTACATTTCAGGTTTAACTAAAACATTAGCTCAAAACATTATTGATTATCGTGAAAAAATCAATAAATTTAAAGAAAGAAAAGAACTATTAAAGGTTAAAGGTTTAGGCGAAAAAGCCTATGAACAAGCGGTTGGCTTCTTAAGAATCCATGATTCTAAAAACTTTTATGACCGCACAGCTATTCACCCTGAATCATATCCTTTAGCAATTAATATTGTTAATGCGCTTCAATTAGATCTAAATGATATAGACTTAAAAACTATTGAACAACAAGATGCTAATAAATTAGCTAAAGACTTTAATTCAAATGAATATGATGTTAAGTTAATATTAGATTCTTTATCTAATCCAACTAAAGATATTCGTGATGACAAAGATGGCTACATTCTTAAAAAAGATGTTCTTAAGTTAGAAGACTTAAAACCAGGTATGATTCTAGATGGTTCAGTGCAAAATATTACAGACTTTGGTATCTTTGTTTATATTGGAATTAAGCAAGCTGCTTTAATTCACATTTCAAATATGAAAAGAAATAAAGATCACTACATCAAACACTCTAGCGAAGTAGTTAAAACAGGAGATAACATTAAAATCCAAATCCTTGAAATAGATAAAGAAAGAGAAAGAATTCAAGGCAAATTAATTTGAGAAGATTAA
- a CDS encoding CTP synthase gives MVTKFIVTTGGVLSGLGKGVTSASIGNLLKAQGFKVFALKLDPYLNIDPGVMSPIEHGEVFVTADGGETDLDLGHYERFIDVKLSKESNYTSGRIFTRIFEKERQGLYGGKTVQIVPHVIDEIISIIENTAKKQKPDFMLIEIGGTVGDIESNPYIYAISKFASLNPKSVFFAHLAFIPYLTASKEYKSKPSQVSIASLRSFGINPNILLLRSQGEVDERIINKVAEASFLDPNHVIGVPDKSSIYEIPMFLYEQNILKIIYSHFGIKKQINDKVYDSWKVFLNKYHATKNYKINLLLVGKYTELEDAYLSIISSLKIAAVHQNVELKYDLIDADLVNNKNIEKLTKAHDAVMILPGFGARGFESKVNVATYTREHKIPTLGICLGFQAMSVAQARLLGIKDATSKEFAENGKKQTFVLTPFYENGDKMAIGGTLRLGEDQVQAKNNTLAQKIYGSNIFYERHRHRYEINPEYLEKLQDDEFTFSAIHPTKKVAEICEVKNHPFYLGVQYHPEFSTRVLASNPLFDNFFQAIIKNQK, from the coding sequence ATCGTGACTAAATTTATTGTGACAACTGGTGGAGTTTTATCTGGTTTAGGTAAGGGTGTTACCAGTGCAAGTATTGGAAATTTATTAAAGGCACAAGGCTTTAAAGTCTTTGCTTTAAAACTTGATCCATATTTAAATATTGACCCAGGAGTAATGAGTCCCATTGAACATGGTGAAGTATTTGTAACTGCTGATGGTGGTGAGACTGACTTAGACTTAGGACACTATGAAAGATTTATTGATGTTAAGCTAAGCAAGGAAAGTAACTACACAAGTGGAAGAATTTTTACTCGCATTTTTGAAAAAGAACGTCAAGGACTTTATGGTGGAAAAACTGTTCAAATAGTACCTCATGTTATTGATGAAATTATTAGCATTATCGAAAATACTGCTAAAAAACAAAAACCAGATTTCATGTTAATTGAAATCGGAGGAACTGTTGGAGACATTGAAAGTAATCCTTATATTTATGCAATTAGTAAGTTTGCTAGTTTAAATCCTAAAAGTGTTTTCTTTGCTCACTTAGCATTTATTCCTTATTTAACTGCTTCAAAAGAATACAAATCAAAACCATCTCAAGTTTCAATTGCTTCTTTAAGATCATTTGGAATTAACCCTAATATTTTACTTTTAAGAAGTCAAGGCGAAGTTGATGAAAGAATTATTAATAAAGTTGCTGAAGCTTCATTTTTGGACCCTAATCATGTAATTGGAGTTCCTGATAAAAGCAGTATCTATGAAATTCCAATGTTCTTATATGAACAAAATATTTTAAAAATAATTTACTCACATTTTGGAATTAAAAAACAAATTAATGACAAGGTTTATGATTCATGAAAAGTATTTTTGAATAAATATCACGCAACTAAAAATTATAAAATTAACTTACTTTTAGTTGGTAAATATACTGAATTAGAAGATGCTTATTTATCAATTATTTCTTCATTAAAAATAGCTGCTGTTCATCAAAATGTCGAATTAAAATATGACTTAATTGATGCTGATTTAGTTAACAATAAAAACATTGAAAAATTAACAAAAGCACATGATGCAGTAATGATTTTACCAGGCTTTGGTGCTAGAGGTTTTGAATCTAAAGTTAATGTTGCGACTTACACAAGAGAACACAAAATTCCTACTTTAGGTATTTGTTTAGGTTTTCAAGCAATGTCAGTAGCTCAAGCTCGATTATTAGGCATTAAAGATGCAACCAGCAAAGAATTCGCTGAAAATGGTAAAAAACAAACTTTTGTTTTAACTCCTTTTTATGAAAATGGAGACAAAATGGCTATTGGTGGCACACTAAGACTTGGTGAAGATCAAGTTCAAGCTAAAAATAACACCTTAGCTCAAAAAATTTATGGTTCAAATATTTTCTATGAACGTCACAGACATAGATATGAAATTAATCCTGAATACTTAGAAAAATTACAAGATGATGAATTTACATTCAGTGCAATTCATCCAACTAAAAAAGTGGCTGAAATTTGTGAAGTTAAAAACCATCCTTTCTATTTAGGTGTTCAATATCACCCAGAATTTAGTACTAGAGTTTTAGCTTCAAATCCACTTTTTGATAATTTCTTCCAAGCAATTATTAAAAATCAAAAATAG
- the ileS gene encoding isoleucine--tRNA ligase, which produces MAIDYKKTLNMPQTNFDMRANLTTKEPAFRKEWEDNKIYEKVLNKNKKNTPFILHDGPPYANGNLHIGHALNKILKDIVIRYKSLRGFYAPYVPGWDTHGLPIEHKMLEEAHLKKNELSVVDLRKKAALYAQDQVNKQAEQFKSMQLLCDFKKYYITKDPKFEAQQLRLFKKMIFSGLIYKGLKPVYWSPSSQSALAEAEVIYKDIKSPSIFVAFEIKDNLGSQKINVKDNLVIWTTTPWTLLANAAVAVGQDIQYSRVEHDKKGYIFASDLVEKVVSQLGWKNYKITNTFNSQEILNMQYVSPLNKNVCPVVIGHHVTLESGSGLVHIAPLFGEDDFQIGIKNSLKMIMHIEDDGKINKEGGAYQGQFYEKANALIIEELTKSKNLLLESSITHSYPHDWRTHKPILFRGTPQWFVSINKIKDQILSQLEKVKTYPDWAKKRLSNMIVDRDDWTISRQRTWGVPLIIFYDKSKKPVLNEDIFDHIIKLVEKHGTDIWYQKTADELLPKKYQNKGYTKENDIMDVWFDSGSTFMAVNIDKGLETPYDLYLEGSDQFRGWFNSSLINSVAYNGKAPYKNIVSHGFVLDAKGEKMSKSKGNVVDPLKIISKNGADILRLWVANSEYSNDVSISDNIINQNSEIYRKIRNTIKFMLGNLNGFKYDSNLKRIGVHAYIKEQLEKVKAQVIEAYDEYKFINVIKLLNNYVVELSSFYLNISKDVLYVEAKDSINRLMTLTNIYEIVDFLIIALAPILPTTAEDAYKNFNKVNKAESVHLETLANPLKVNEQVLTQWQDFFKLRDEVNLSLENAIKEGLIKRTNEAKVVIKSDSDFIKSLDLRQLLMVGKVEFGAQTSVSVFKSIKCQRCWNHFMPSQIKEELCPLCHKVVFNE; this is translated from the coding sequence ATGGCAATTGATTACAAAAAAACATTAAATATGCCTCAAACTAATTTCGATATGCGTGCTAACTTAACAACTAAAGAGCCAGCATTCCGAAAAGAATGAGAAGACAATAAAATTTATGAAAAAGTATTAAATAAAAACAAAAAGAATACACCTTTCATTTTGCATGATGGTCCACCATATGCTAATGGTAATTTGCATATCGGACATGCTTTAAATAAAATCCTTAAAGATATTGTAATCCGTTATAAATCTTTAAGAGGCTTTTATGCTCCATATGTTCCAGGTTGAGATACGCATGGTCTTCCTATTGAACACAAAATGCTTGAGGAAGCACACTTAAAGAAAAATGAATTAAGTGTTGTTGACTTACGTAAAAAAGCTGCTCTTTATGCTCAAGATCAAGTTAATAAACAAGCTGAACAATTCAAAAGCATGCAACTTTTATGTGACTTTAAAAAATACTACATTACTAAAGATCCTAAATTCGAAGCTCAACAATTAAGACTTTTTAAAAAGATGATTTTTAGTGGTCTTATTTACAAAGGATTAAAACCTGTTTATTGATCACCTTCAAGTCAATCAGCATTAGCTGAAGCTGAAGTTATTTATAAAGATATTAAATCACCTTCAATTTTTGTGGCATTTGAAATTAAAGATAATTTAGGTAGCCAAAAAATTAATGTTAAAGATAACTTAGTAATTTGAACTACTACACCTTGAACTTTACTTGCTAATGCTGCTGTAGCAGTTGGCCAAGATATTCAATACTCAAGAGTAGAACATGATAAAAAAGGCTATATTTTTGCTTCTGATTTAGTTGAAAAAGTAGTTAGTCAATTAGGCTGAAAAAACTACAAAATCACTAACACTTTTAATAGCCAAGAAATCTTAAATATGCAATATGTAAGCCCACTTAATAAAAATGTATGTCCTGTAGTTATAGGCCACCACGTTACTTTAGAAAGTGGTAGTGGTTTAGTTCATATTGCTCCTCTTTTTGGTGAAGATGACTTCCAAATTGGAATCAAAAACTCACTTAAAATGATTATGCATATTGAAGATGATGGAAAAATTAATAAAGAAGGTGGAGCTTACCAAGGTCAATTTTATGAAAAAGCTAATGCTTTAATTATTGAAGAATTAACTAAATCTAAAAACTTACTTTTAGAAAGCTCAATAACTCACTCATATCCACATGACTGACGTACTCATAAACCAATTTTATTCAGAGGAACACCTCAATGATTTGTTTCAATAAATAAAATTAAAGATCAAATTTTAAGCCAACTTGAAAAAGTTAAAACTTATCCAGATTGAGCTAAAAAACGTTTAAGCAACATGATAGTTGATAGAGATGACTGAACTATTAGTCGTCAAAGAACTTGAGGTGTGCCTCTTATCATTTTCTATGATAAAAGTAAAAAACCAGTTTTAAACGAAGACATTTTTGATCACATTATTAAGCTTGTTGAAAAACACGGAACTGATATTTGATATCAAAAAACTGCTGATGAATTATTACCTAAAAAATACCAAAACAAAGGTTATACAAAAGAAAACGACATCATGGATGTTTGATTCGACTCAGGTTCAACATTTATGGCAGTTAATATTGATAAAGGTTTAGAAACTCCTTATGATTTATATCTTGAAGGTAGTGACCAATTTAGAGGCTGATTCAACTCTTCTTTAATTAACTCAGTAGCTTATAATGGTAAAGCACCATACAAAAACATTGTTTCACACGGTTTTGTTTTAGATGCTAAAGGTGAAAAAATGTCTAAATCAAAAGGTAATGTTGTTGATCCTCTTAAAATAATTAGCAAAAATGGAGCTGATATTTTACGTCTTTGAGTAGCCAATTCTGAATACTCAAATGACGTAAGTATTAGTGATAATATCATTAATCAAAACAGCGAAATTTACCGTAAAATTAGAAACACAATTAAATTTATGCTCGGTAATTTAAATGGTTTTAAATATGACTCAAATCTCAAAAGAATTGGCGTACATGCCTATATTAAAGAGCAATTGGAAAAAGTTAAAGCTCAAGTTATTGAAGCTTATGATGAATATAAATTCATTAACGTTATTAAACTTTTAAATAATTATGTAGTTGAATTATCAAGCTTTTATTTAAACATTTCAAAAGATGTTTTATATGTCGAAGCTAAAGATTCAATTAACCGTCTTATGACTTTAACAAATATTTATGAAATTGTTGATTTTCTAATTATTGCTCTTGCTCCAATTCTTCCAACTACAGCTGAAGATGCTTACAAAAACTTTAATAAAGTAAATAAAGCTGAAAGTGTTCATCTCGAAACTTTAGCTAACCCACTCAAAGTTAACGAACAAGTTTTAACTCAATGGCAAGACTTTTTTAAACTTCGTGATGAAGTAAACTTATCACTTGAAAATGCAATTAAAGAAGGTTTAATTAAAAGAACTAATGAAGCTAAAGTTGTAATTAAAAGCGATAGCGACTTTATTAAAAGTCTTGATTTAAGACAATTATTAATGGTTGGTAAAGTTGAATTTGGAGCTCAAACTTCTGTTTCAGTTTTCAAATCAATTAAATGCCAAAGATGTTGAAATCATTTCATGCCTTCACAAATTAAAGAGGAACTTTGTCCTCTTTGTCACAAGGTAGTTTTTAATGAGTAA
- a CDS encoding Fic family protein: protein MKKELELSFKYTDELVNYLLKIEKYKSSLEFLSLPTRSKQRIQFEAKIKQTHFSTSIEGNVLNIEQVKNVINNKTHQTRIKAEQEVLNYWEALSFLERSKKAKIKITKDFIFSLHNIIEAKSSRITKIDFRQPTPLGVLFAVYDSVTKSPEYIPPEAKDINILIDELITWINENQHLPSAIRAAIIHYAFVTIHPFEDGNGRSARALATYSLMLDDYDFKGFNSFEEYYSNNLNEYYQALQMDLSPLFYNGRNKLPHLEKWITYFCKIMALNAQNIYLSALEASTKDNSYNDLLNNLNKKDLTLLRYCIENKKSIILIKDLALVFGVTSRAISKWTKDWIDKDILVPNSGTKRIASYKLNKKYAKFKVSDLGFID from the coding sequence ATGAAAAAAGAATTAGAACTATCATTTAAATATACTGATGAGCTTGTCAATTATCTTCTAAAAATTGAAAAATACAAAAGTTCATTAGAATTTTTGTCTTTACCTACAAGAAGTAAACAAAGAATTCAATTTGAAGCCAAAATTAAACAAACTCATTTTTCAACAAGTATTGAAGGCAATGTTTTAAACATTGAACAAGTTAAAAACGTTATAAACAATAAAACACATCAAACTAGAATTAAAGCTGAACAAGAAGTATTAAATTATTGAGAAGCTTTAAGTTTCTTAGAAAGAAGTAAAAAAGCTAAAATAAAAATAACTAAAGATTTTATTTTTAGTTTACATAATATTATTGAAGCTAAAAGTTCTAGAATTACCAAAATAGATTTTCGACAACCTACTCCTCTTGGAGTACTTTTTGCTGTATATGATTCAGTTACTAAAAGTCCTGAATATATACCACCAGAAGCTAAGGATATAAATATTCTAATAGATGAATTAATAACTTGAATAAATGAAAATCAACATTTACCAAGTGCAATAAGAGCAGCTATCATTCATTATGCATTTGTTACAATTCACCCTTTTGAAGATGGTAATGGTCGTAGTGCTAGAGCACTAGCTACTTATTCATTAATGTTAGATGATTATGATTTCAAAGGATTTAATTCTTTTGAAGAATATTATAGTAATAACTTAAATGAATATTATCAAGCATTACAAATGGATTTAAGTCCTTTATTTTATAATGGACGTAATAAACTGCCACATTTAGAAAAATGAATAACTTACTTTTGTAAAATTATGGCTCTTAATGCACAAAATATATATTTAAGTGCTTTAGAAGCAAGCACTAAAGATAATAGTTATAATGATTTGTTAAATAATCTTAATAAAAAAGACTTAACTTTATTAAGATATTGCATAGAAAATAAAAAAAGTATTATTCTTATTAAAGATTTAGCTTTAGTCTTTGGCGTTACTTCTAGAGCTATATCAAAATGAACTAAAGACTGAATAGACAAAGATATTTTAGTTCCAAATAGTGGTACTAAAAGAATTGCTTCCTATAAATTAAATAAAAAGTATGCAAAATTTAAAGTTAGTGATTTAGGATTTATAGATTAA
- a CDS encoding AAA family ATPase yields MVKSQVDIYVTGSNLKFLSNDIAIEFIGRGEEIKICPYSFKEIVQYFNLKENEYDLYFDDYYK; encoded by the coding sequence TTAGTCAAAAGTCAAGTTGACATTTATGTTACTGGTAGTAACTTAAAATTTCTTTCAAATGATATAGCTATAGAATTTATAGGTCGCGGTGAAGAAATAAAAATCTGTCCATATTCATTTAAAGAAATAGTTCAATATTTCAATTTAAAAGAAAATGAATATGATTTATATTTTGATGATTATTATAAATAA